In a single window of the Anabas testudineus chromosome 19, fAnaTes1.2, whole genome shotgun sequence genome:
- the cabp5a gene encoding calcium-binding protein 5a isoform X2: protein MLSQSHMVSMPQPCIFLRGGKNISRQLAEDEIDELRDAFNEFDKDKDGLISCKDLGNLMRTMGYMPTEMELIELGQNINMNLGGRVDFEDFVELMAPKLLAETAGMIGMKELKDAFKEFDMDGDGEITTDELRLAMIKLMGEHMSRREIDAIVKEADDNGDGTVDFEEFVRMMSHQ from the exons atgttATCACAATCACATATGGTTAGTATGCCCCAGC CATGCATTTTCTTGCGCGGAGGGAAAAACATT TCACGACAACTGGCTGAAGACGAGATTGATG AGCTGCGTGATGCATTCAACGAATTTGATAAAGACAAGGACGGGCTGATCAGCTGCAAGGACCTGGGCAACCTGATGAGGACAATGGGTTACATGCCCACtgagatggagctgattgagctggGGCAAAACATCAACATGAACC TTGGTGGCAGAGTCGATTTTGAGGACTTTGTGGAACTGATGGCCCCAAAGCTTCTGGCAGAAACAGCTGGGATGATTGGCATGAAGGAGCTCAAAGACGCCTTTAAGGAG TTTGACATGGACGGAGATGGAGAGATCACAACAGATGAGCTGCGGTTAGCCATGATCAAGCTGATGGGAGAGCACATGAGCCGAAGAGAGATAGACGCCATTGTGAAAGAAGCAGACGACAATGGAGATGGCACAGTAGACTTTGAAG AGTTCGTCAGAATGATGTCCCACCAATGA
- the cabp5a gene encoding calcium-binding protein 5a isoform X1: MMRLAEEQKSPEEEMSFGAACIFLRGGKNISRQLAEDEIDELRDAFNEFDKDKDGLISCKDLGNLMRTMGYMPTEMELIELGQNINMNLGGRVDFEDFVELMAPKLLAETAGMIGMKELKDAFKEFDMDGDGEITTDELRLAMIKLMGEHMSRREIDAIVKEADDNGDGTVDFEEFVRMMSHQ, from the exons ATGATGCGATTGGCTGAAGAGCAGAAATCACCAGAGGAAG AAATGAGTTTTGGAGCAGCATGCATTTTCTTGCGCGGAGGGAAAAACATT TCACGACAACTGGCTGAAGACGAGATTGATG AGCTGCGTGATGCATTCAACGAATTTGATAAAGACAAGGACGGGCTGATCAGCTGCAAGGACCTGGGCAACCTGATGAGGACAATGGGTTACATGCCCACtgagatggagctgattgagctggGGCAAAACATCAACATGAACC TTGGTGGCAGAGTCGATTTTGAGGACTTTGTGGAACTGATGGCCCCAAAGCTTCTGGCAGAAACAGCTGGGATGATTGGCATGAAGGAGCTCAAAGACGCCTTTAAGGAG TTTGACATGGACGGAGATGGAGAGATCACAACAGATGAGCTGCGGTTAGCCATGATCAAGCTGATGGGAGAGCACATGAGCCGAAGAGAGATAGACGCCATTGTGAAAGAAGCAGACGACAATGGAGATGGCACAGTAGACTTTGAAG AGTTCGTCAGAATGATGTCCCACCAATGA